A window from Bacteroidales bacterium encodes these proteins:
- the rhaD gene encoding rhamnulose-1-phosphate aldolase, whose amino-acid sequence MAEQNEIKKAINEIAETGKLLWQKGWAERNAGNISVRMEKHFYESEENNIKTHKRFYKLGNKFANLSGKIFLVTATGGRMRDIEKNPNENILTIKISDKGDGYCILSDTNNKILPTSELIVHLLIHQELLKNKSSEIKAIIHTHPTELIALTHVKKYADERNLNKLIKSIHPENTMFVKEGVGFIPFLLPGSYDIAEATVESLQKHKLAVWEKHGCFAVGKSISSAFDIIDMINKSAKIFFLCKAARIELQGLSEKQIQKL is encoded by the coding sequence ATGGCTGAACAAAATGAAATAAAAAAAGCAATAAATGAAATTGCCGAAACGGGAAAATTATTGTGGCAAAAGGGATGGGCTGAGAGAAATGCTGGTAATATTTCTGTTCGCATGGAAAAACATTTTTATGAAAGCGAAGAAAATAATATAAAAACGCACAAAAGGTTTTATAAACTTGGCAATAAATTCGCAAATCTTTCCGGCAAAATATTTCTTGTAACTGCTACCGGAGGCAGAATGCGTGATATCGAAAAAAATCCGAACGAAAATATACTGACAATTAAAATTTCAGATAAAGGCGATGGTTATTGTATTTTATCCGATACCAATAACAAAATTCTTCCAACATCCGAATTAATCGTTCATCTTTTAATTCATCAGGAATTATTAAAAAATAAGTCCTCTGAAATAAAAGCGATAATTCATACTCATCCTACCGAATTGATTGCTCTTACACATGTAAAAAAATATGCTGATGAAAGAAATTTAAACAAGCTCATAAAATCCATTCATCCTGAAAATACAATGTTTGTTAAAGAAGGTGTTGGATTTATTCCTTTTCTTTTGCCCGGCAGTTATGATATTGCCGAAGCTACAGTAGAGTCGTTGCAAAAACACAAATTGGCTGTTTGGGAAAAACACGGTTGTTTTGCAGTTGGGAAAAGTATTTCATCCGCATTTGATATTATTGATATGATTAATAAATCGGCAAAAATATTTTTTCTTTGCAAGGCAGCACGAATTGAATTACAGGGATTATCTGAAAAACAAATACAAAAACTTTAG
- a CDS encoding FKBP-type peptidyl-prolyl cis-trans isomerase, with product MRNILLCLVIAVFLVSQSCMLKKKVVTTPSGLQYSVIKKGNGIQPKKGDVVKIHYVGKLLNDSIFDSSYSRSEPLTYKLGFGQTIKGWEEGIALLHEGDSAMLIIPPKLGYEDKPTGKIPPNSTLNFTIKLVKVIAKIVPFDTKGKDTITLPSGTKYITSKLGTGQKADTGLIATIHYTGFLNDTTIFDSSVEKGEPVKFTLGSGQVNPILEEAVKQLNVGSKTRFIISSQKLFANNPNMNTQKNADLFFDIELLNLEKKAALIPFDTKGKDTIKTASGLKYIIIENGKGAKPVNGSKVKVHYSGYFTNGKKFDSSVERNQPFTFTLGTGGVIKGWDEGIALLNVGTKARLIVPSDLGYGDKEMGPIPAGSTLVFDIELIEAK from the coding sequence ATGAGAAATATTCTTTTGTGTTTGGTTATCGCAGTATTTCTGGTTAGCCAATCGTGTATGTTAAAGAAAAAAGTTGTAACAACTCCATCCGGACTCCAATATTCAGTAATTAAAAAAGGAAATGGAATTCAGCCAAAAAAAGGTGATGTTGTAAAAATTCATTATGTTGGAAAACTCTTAAACGACAGTATTTTTGATAGCTCATACAGCAGAAGCGAACCTTTAACATACAAGCTCGGATTCGGGCAAACAATTAAGGGATGGGAAGAAGGCATTGCTCTCCTTCATGAAGGCGATAGCGCAATGCTGATAATACCACCGAAATTAGGTTATGAGGACAAACCTACAGGAAAAATTCCTCCTAACTCAACATTAAATTTCACTATTAAACTCGTGAAAGTGATTGCAAAAATTGTTCCCTTTGATACGAAAGGTAAGGATACCATTACTTTACCAAGCGGAACAAAATATATTACTTCAAAACTAGGAACAGGCCAAAAAGCCGATACTGGATTGATTGCAACAATACATTATACCGGATTTTTAAATGATACAACAATATTTGATTCATCGGTAGAAAAAGGAGAACCCGTGAAATTCACTCTTGGTTCAGGTCAGGTTAATCCTATTCTGGAAGAAGCCGTAAAACAACTGAACGTTGGCTCAAAAACACGATTTATAATTTCTTCACAAAAATTATTCGCCAATAATCCAAATATGAATACACAAAAGAACGCTGATTTGTTTTTTGACATTGAATTGTTGAATCTTGAAAAAAAAGCTGCTCTTATTCCTTTTGATACTAAAGGAAAAGATACTATTAAAACTGCAAGTGGTTTGAAATATATAATAATAGAAAACGGCAAAGGTGCAAAGCCCGTAAATGGCAGTAAAGTGAAAGTTCATTATAGCGGTTATTTTACAAATGGTAAAAAGTTCGATTCATCAGTGGAAAGAAATCAACCTTTCACTTTTACTTTGGGAACAGGTGGTGTAATAAAAGGATGGGATGAAGGAATAGCGTTATTAAATGTAGGAACAAAAGCACGACTTATTGTTCCTTCCGATTTAGGTTATGGTGACAAAGAAATGGGTCCTATTCCTGCCGGCTCTACTTTGGTTTTTGATATCGAACTTATTGAAGCAAAATAA